In Desulfosediminicola ganghwensis, a single window of DNA contains:
- a CDS encoding TDT family transporter: protein MNNERRNTNVKGFWWKRFFYSVTGATNDYELGPNWFASVMGTGIIANAAASLPLLSEKLQVFALIVWCIAFTMLAGLMLATFVLLLQGLSVWRKHFRDPMMAQFYGAPPMAILTIAGGTILLGDTILGQEFALRVSWALWFLGTISGLGSAVIIPYRLFTKFRVRQDSAFGGWLMPVVPPMVSSAIGAMLVPHTPAGTIRETMFYLCFSMFGLSMVTAAIIISMIWSRLAHHGTSGTSRVPTLWIVLGPLGQSMTAAGILGTVADGAIPTHIAQGFELFAVLYSVPIFGFVILWTCMATLLTFRARRRQMRFALTYWAFTFPVGTCVTGIAQLAHHTDLPLFEWVSIFFYLCLLTAWAVAAFGTTRGMITGHLFRPPASTSPIISTKDPDFTGDILDEP, encoded by the coding sequence ATGAACAATGAACGAAGAAATACCAATGTCAAAGGATTTTGGTGGAAGCGTTTCTTTTACTCGGTCACAGGAGCAACCAATGACTACGAGTTGGGCCCCAACTGGTTTGCCTCCGTGATGGGTACAGGAATCATAGCCAACGCAGCCGCTTCGTTGCCTCTACTTTCTGAAAAACTTCAAGTATTTGCTCTCATTGTCTGGTGCATCGCGTTTACCATGCTGGCTGGCCTTATGCTTGCAACCTTCGTCCTCCTGCTCCAGGGACTCAGTGTCTGGAGAAAGCATTTCAGAGATCCGATGATGGCGCAATTTTACGGGGCACCTCCCATGGCCATTCTCACCATTGCAGGTGGCACCATCCTGCTGGGTGATACCATCCTCGGCCAGGAATTTGCTCTTAGAGTCAGCTGGGCTCTCTGGTTTCTCGGCACCATCAGCGGCCTTGGCTCTGCTGTGATTATTCCCTATCGCTTGTTTACTAAATTCAGGGTGCGACAGGACTCTGCCTTTGGAGGTTGGCTGATGCCAGTTGTCCCTCCAATGGTATCCTCGGCAATTGGGGCGATGCTTGTTCCCCACACCCCTGCGGGCACTATCAGAGAGACGATGTTTTACCTCTGTTTTTCCATGTTCGGGTTGAGCATGGTGACTGCCGCGATCATCATATCAATGATCTGGAGCCGACTGGCGCACCATGGTACATCCGGCACCTCCCGGGTACCAACTCTATGGATTGTTTTAGGCCCATTGGGCCAGTCCATGACCGCGGCAGGTATACTCGGTACTGTCGCCGATGGCGCGATCCCGACCCATATTGCTCAGGGGTTTGAGTTGTTCGCTGTGCTCTATAGTGTACCAATTTTCGGATTTGTGATCCTCTGGACATGCATGGCAACGCTGCTGACCTTTCGTGCCCGTCGCCGGCAGATGAGATTTGCCCTTACCTACTGGGCATTCACCTTTCCTGTGGGTACGTGTGTCACCGGTATTGCGCAATTAGCCCACCACACCGATCTTCCCCTGTTTGAATGGGTGAGTATTTTCTTCTATCTCTGCTTATTAACCGCCTGGGCTGTGGCCGCCTTTGGCACCACAAGAGGCATGATAACAGGACATCTGTTTCGACCACCAGCCTCAACATCCCCCATCATATCCACCAAAGACCCCGACTTCACCGGTGACATTCTCGATGAGCCATAG
- a CDS encoding cold-shock protein, producing the protein MAEGTVKWFNDSKGFGFIAQDGGDDLFVHHTAINATGFKTLEEGARVTFDVVQGQKGPAAANVTQI; encoded by the coding sequence ATGGCTGAAGGAACAGTAAAATGGTTTAACGATTCAAAAGGTTTTGGTTTTATTGCTCAGGATGGCGGCGACGATCTGTTCGTACACCACACCGCAATCAATGCTACCGGTTTCAAAACCCTCGAAGAAGGCGCTCGCGTAACCTTCGACGTTGTACAGGGTCAGAAAGGACCTGCTGCTGCAAACGTTACCCAGATCTAA
- the cysS gene encoding cysteine--tRNA ligase, translated as MLFDSILDAIGNTPLVRMNRLLDQPGVEIYGKVEATNPGGSVKERISLSMIEAGEASGALTKEKIVLEATSGNTGIGLAMVCAAKGYRCVLVMPESASIERRKIMQAYGAEILLTPARRATDGAIEKCYAMAREFPDRYFMTDQYNNEANWRAHYVGTAPEIWRQTEGKVTHVVATLGTSGTVMGLSKWFRDNHPQVKVLAVEPGRGHKIQGLKNMKESYRPGIYDKNQPDQILPIEDDDAFNMVRRLARTEGVLVGMSSGAAMSAAVDYAKNVEGGMFVVLLPDSGERYLSTPLFTPPKKREEKESQLHLFNTLSKKKELFEPQKEGSVTLYSCGPTAYEEANLLLCRRFVFSDLVTRYLEVKGFEVSAYMNFTDIDDNTIAGAEAAGKPLADFTQGYIDGFISDIEALGARKATGYPRASEHIKDMIEIAHELLHKGYAYEKNGSIYFDISKFPRYGRLSGVDLSKIQLGKTVDLDDYEKDNPRDFTLLKRSTLSELKKGIFFETDWGNVRPSWHVECAAMAIRNLGETMDIHTSSRNLMFPHHENEIAISEALTDKPLAKYWLHSEMLLVDGKKMAAENGNVVTLADVVAKGFTAREVRLMLLSVHYRKPINFSYKRLESVRTALRRIDEFICKLHCLPPGKPHPEVASYVSAMEEQFFEAMDDDLNVSKAMAAIYIFINRTNPILLLNNLDRDQKEYILECLKKIDDVLRIFRLQGCPLAPEVNALIQRREQARLKKDWQLADDAREELAAKGITVIDTDSGPVWKKIRGLD; from the coding sequence ATGTTATTTGATTCAATTCTTGATGCAATTGGGAACACCCCGCTGGTCCGCATGAACAGGCTGTTGGACCAGCCTGGTGTAGAAATTTACGGCAAGGTGGAAGCCACCAATCCCGGCGGCTCCGTCAAGGAGCGCATCTCTCTTTCCATGATCGAAGCTGGCGAGGCCAGCGGCGCGTTGACCAAGGAAAAGATCGTGCTGGAGGCTACCAGCGGCAATACCGGTATCGGCCTGGCTATGGTTTGTGCAGCCAAGGGCTACCGTTGTGTGTTGGTGATGCCGGAGTCTGCCTCCATTGAGCGTCGTAAGATAATGCAAGCCTATGGTGCGGAGATTCTACTGACTCCTGCCAGGCGCGCCACAGATGGGGCGATAGAGAAGTGTTATGCAATGGCCAGGGAATTTCCCGATCGCTACTTTATGACCGACCAGTACAACAACGAGGCCAACTGGCGGGCGCACTATGTCGGTACCGCCCCGGAGATCTGGCGGCAGACGGAAGGAAAGGTGACCCATGTGGTCGCAACCCTGGGGACATCAGGCACCGTCATGGGGTTGAGTAAATGGTTCAGGGATAATCACCCCCAGGTCAAAGTGCTGGCTGTCGAGCCAGGCCGGGGACATAAAATCCAGGGTCTGAAAAACATGAAGGAGTCGTATCGTCCTGGTATATATGATAAAAATCAGCCGGACCAGATTCTGCCTATTGAAGATGATGATGCCTTCAACATGGTGCGCAGGTTAGCGCGCACAGAGGGAGTGCTGGTTGGCATGAGCAGCGGTGCGGCCATGTCTGCGGCGGTGGATTATGCCAAAAACGTCGAGGGTGGGATGTTTGTAGTGCTGCTGCCGGATAGTGGTGAGCGGTATCTCAGTACTCCGCTTTTTACACCCCCGAAAAAGAGAGAGGAAAAAGAATCTCAACTTCATCTCTTCAACACTCTTTCCAAGAAAAAAGAACTGTTCGAGCCACAAAAAGAGGGGAGTGTCACCCTGTACAGTTGCGGACCCACCGCATATGAAGAGGCAAACCTGCTGCTCTGCAGGCGCTTTGTATTTTCGGATCTTGTGACTCGTTATCTCGAAGTTAAAGGCTTTGAGGTATCAGCGTATATGAATTTTACCGATATCGATGATAACACCATCGCCGGTGCAGAGGCGGCAGGTAAGCCACTGGCTGATTTTACCCAGGGCTATATCGATGGGTTTATATCAGATATTGAGGCATTGGGTGCCAGGAAGGCAACAGGTTACCCCCGGGCCAGCGAGCATATAAAGGACATGATCGAGATTGCCCATGAGTTGCTGCATAAAGGGTATGCCTACGAAAAAAATGGCTCAATCTATTTCGATATCTCTAAATTTCCCAGATACGGCCGGCTCTCCGGGGTTGATCTTAGCAAGATTCAGTTGGGCAAAACAGTTGATCTGGATGACTATGAAAAAGACAACCCGCGTGATTTTACTCTTTTAAAGCGTTCGACTCTGTCTGAGTTGAAAAAAGGTATCTTCTTCGAGACAGACTGGGGAAATGTACGCCCAAGCTGGCATGTAGAGTGTGCTGCCATGGCAATTCGCAATCTCGGTGAGACGATGGATATCCATACCTCCAGCCGTAACCTGATGTTTCCCCATCATGAGAATGAGATCGCAATATCGGAGGCGTTGACGGACAAACCACTGGCGAAATACTGGCTGCACTCTGAGATGCTCCTGGTTGATGGGAAAAAGATGGCTGCTGAGAATGGTAATGTGGTGACTCTTGCCGATGTGGTGGCGAAGGGTTTCACCGCAAGGGAAGTGCGCTTGATGCTTCTGAGTGTGCACTATCGCAAGCCAATCAACTTCTCTTATAAACGGTTAGAGAGTGTACGTACGGCTTTGAGGCGTATTGATGAATTTATCTGCAAGCTGCACTGTTTGCCGCCGGGCAAGCCGCATCCGGAAGTTGCAAGTTATGTGTCGGCCATGGAAGAACAGTTTTTCGAGGCAATGGATGACGATCTGAACGTTTCTAAAGCGATGGCTGCGATTTACATCTTTATCAATCGGACCAATCCCATTCTCCTGCTCAATAATCTGGATCGTGACCAAAAAGAGTATATTCTTGAATGCCTGAAAAAAATTGATGATGTGCTGCGAATTTTTCGTTTGCAGGGTTGTCCACTGGCGCCGGAAGTGAATGCTTTGATCCAGCGCCGGGAGCAGGCCAGGTTAAAAAAAGATTGGCAACTTGCTGATGATGCAAGAGAAGAGCTGGCAGCTAAGGGGATAACTGTGATCGATACTGACAGTGGCCCTGTATGGAAAAAAATCAGGGGACTCGATTAA